In Acaryochloris marina S15, a single genomic region encodes these proteins:
- a CDS encoding lasso peptide biosynthesis B2 protein — protein MSPVLKFLRLRSCDRTLLIKTYVLLGLVRLGLWLLPFKILQKWLVNFHQTSAYYQSPTLTKISRRTVGKVVWAVNTSSRFMPGKVKCLARALVTQVLICRRGYEPELKIGVAKAEDHSLEAHAWVELQGQVIMGFVNDLSRFTPMPSFDSKI, from the coding sequence ATGTCGCCAGTGCTTAAATTTTTGCGGTTGCGAAGTTGCGATCGCACCCTCCTGATCAAAACCTACGTTCTCTTGGGCTTGGTTCGATTGGGGTTGTGGTTGCTACCCTTCAAAATCCTGCAAAAATGGCTGGTCAACTTTCACCAAACGTCTGCTTACTATCAATCGCCTACCCTGACTAAGATTAGTCGTAGGACCGTAGGTAAAGTGGTCTGGGCAGTGAACACCAGCAGCCGCTTTATGCCAGGAAAGGTGAAATGTTTAGCTCGAGCCCTCGTCACTCAAGTGTTAATTTGTCGGCGAGGCTATGAACCCGAGCTAAAAATTGGGGTTGCTAAAGCAGAAGACCATTCTCTAGAAGCCCATGCCTGGGTTGAGTTGCAAGGGCAAGTGATCATGGGCTTTGTGAATGACTTATCCCGCTTTACACCAATGCCATCATTTGATTCCAAGATCTAA
- the trmB gene encoding tRNA (guanosine(46)-N7)-methyltransferase TrmB — translation MGVRVRQHVNPLSQKFQDAISPPDWPEIFAQPKQPLYLDIGCARGQFLLDMAQLRPHHNFLGVEIRRLMVQSALQQRDELQLSNLHFLFGNINTSLDSLVGAQSITGVTIQFPDPWFKRRHQKRRVVQPALVNELATCLKPEGLLLIQSDVLEVAIEMCDRIAEHPAFTGTTPLYHWLPESPFPAATEREKLTLSEGLPVYRYLFQKGVKTDSK, via the coding sequence ATGGGTGTTCGCGTTCGGCAGCATGTTAATCCTCTGAGTCAAAAATTCCAGGATGCGATCTCACCCCCGGATTGGCCTGAGATCTTCGCCCAACCCAAGCAGCCTCTCTATTTAGATATTGGCTGTGCTCGCGGACAGTTTTTACTGGATATGGCCCAACTACGCCCCCATCACAATTTCTTAGGGGTCGAAATTCGGCGGCTTATGGTTCAATCCGCCCTACAACAACGCGACGAATTACAGCTCAGCAATCTCCATTTTTTGTTCGGCAATATTAATACGTCCCTCGACTCCCTAGTGGGTGCCCAATCAATTACCGGCGTCACGATCCAATTCCCTGACCCCTGGTTTAAACGCCGCCATCAGAAACGGCGGGTGGTTCAACCCGCATTGGTGAATGAGTTGGCCACTTGCCTCAAACCAGAAGGCCTACTGCTGATCCAATCGGATGTATTGGAAGTAGCGATTGAGATGTGCGATCGCATCGCCGAACACCCTGCCTTTACAGGAACGACGCCACTCTACCATTGGCTACCAGAGAGCCCTTTCCCCGCTGCCACAGAGCGGGAAAAGCTGACCTTATCAGAAGGGTTACCGGTCTACCGGTATTTATTTCAAAAGGGAGTCAAGACAGACTCTAAATGA
- a CDS encoding lasso peptide biosynthesis PqqD family chaperone produces the protein MSLTTTISTNTTVVATPEQVSSDLAGESVILNLKTGMYFGLNEVGASVWNLLQQPRSVKDICDQILDQYEVGSDQCEQDVMRLLNEMAESELIEIKDVASA, from the coding sequence ATGAGTTTGACTACCACTATTTCAACGAATACAACGGTTGTTGCGACCCCAGAGCAAGTCTCATCTGACTTAGCCGGGGAATCAGTTATCCTCAACCTGAAGACAGGAATGTACTTCGGTTTGAATGAAGTGGGTGCAAGTGTTTGGAATTTACTTCAGCAACCTCGATCGGTTAAAGATATCTGCGACCAAATTTTAGATCAATACGAAGTTGGGTCGGACCAGTGTGAACAAGATGTCATGAGGTTGCTAAATGAGATGGCTGAATCGGAATTGATTGAGATCAAAGATGTCGCCAGTGCTTAA
- a CDS encoding M20 family metallopeptidase, which produces MVSSPPHSDTSIRSDIQQLDLVSWRRHLHQYPELGFKEHLTAEFVAQRLTEWGIDHQTGIAETGIMATISGAQPGPVLAIRADIDALPIQEENTVSYRSRHDGVMHACGHDGHTAIALGTARYLSQHRQDFAGTVKIIFQPAEESPGGAKPMIEAGVLQNPQVDAIIGLHLWNNLPLGTVGVKSGPLMAAVDLFECKIQGKGGHGAMPHQTTDAVVISAQIVNALQAIVARHVNPLDSAVVTIGQLHAGTASNVIADSSFMSGTVRYFDPELAHLIEPRMQDILTGICQSWGATYDLKYWRLYPPVINDAAIADLVRSISTEVIETPTGVVPNCQTMGGEDMSFFLQEVPGCYFFLGSANDERGLAYPHHHPQFDFDETALAMGVEIFVRCVEKFCNSKR; this is translated from the coding sequence ATGGTTTCTTCTCCTCCTCATTCTGATACCTCCATTCGCTCAGATATCCAACAACTGGATTTAGTCTCTTGGCGACGGCATCTGCATCAATATCCAGAACTTGGATTCAAAGAGCATCTCACTGCTGAATTTGTAGCTCAGCGCTTAACAGAATGGGGCATTGACCATCAAACAGGCATTGCTGAAACGGGTATCATGGCCACGATCTCTGGGGCACAACCGGGGCCAGTGTTAGCGATTCGGGCAGACATAGATGCCTTGCCCATTCAGGAAGAGAATACGGTTTCCTATCGGTCACGCCACGATGGGGTCATGCATGCCTGCGGCCATGATGGACATACGGCCATTGCTCTGGGAACAGCCCGCTATTTATCTCAACATCGCCAAGACTTTGCCGGTACGGTCAAGATCATTTTCCAGCCTGCTGAAGAATCTCCGGGTGGGGCCAAGCCCATGATTGAGGCGGGTGTTCTGCAAAACCCGCAAGTTGATGCCATTATTGGCCTGCACTTATGGAACAATCTCCCCCTCGGCACCGTTGGCGTCAAATCAGGGCCGCTGATGGCTGCCGTGGATCTATTTGAATGCAAGATTCAGGGCAAGGGGGGACATGGCGCCATGCCTCACCAAACCACGGATGCAGTGGTGATCAGCGCTCAAATCGTCAACGCCCTCCAAGCCATTGTGGCTCGCCATGTCAATCCCCTCGATTCAGCTGTGGTGACCATCGGACAACTCCATGCGGGCACAGCTTCTAATGTGATTGCCGACTCCAGCTTTATGAGCGGCACGGTTCGCTACTTTGACCCAGAATTGGCCCATCTGATTGAGCCGCGTATGCAGGATATCCTGACGGGGATTTGTCAAAGTTGGGGAGCCACCTACGACTTAAAGTATTGGCGACTGTATCCACCTGTGATAAATGATGCTGCGATCGCAGATTTAGTACGCTCCATCAGTACTGAAGTGATTGAAACACCAACAGGTGTGGTTCCCAACTGTCAAACCATGGGAGGGGAAGACATGTCCTTCTTTTTGCAAGAAGTTCCAGGTTGCTACTTCTTTTTGGGTTCAGCCAATGACGAGCGAGGATTAGCCTATCCCCACCACCATCCCCAATTCGATTTTGATGAGACTGCTTTAGCCATGGGAGTGGAAATCTTTGTGCGTTGCGTTGAAAAATTCTGCAATTCAAAAAGGTAA
- a CDS encoding ADP-ribosylglycohydrolase family protein, which produces MDISERFRGCLLGLAVGDAVGTTVEFQPRGTFAPVTDMVGGGPFHLQPGQWTDDTSMALCLATSLIQKGKFDAADQMNRYCDWYEKGYLSSTGDCFDIGNTVRQALEQYKTTDILFSGSTHPRSAGNGCLMRLAPVPMFCYPDRDRTLYLCGESSRTTHGATECIEASQLFGDMLFRALSGVGKVEILMEQEPAGIISPSIQAIAKGDYQSKTLEDIRGSGYVVDSLEAALWCFWTTETFAQAVLQATNLGDDADTTAAICGQLAGAFYGVQGIPSHWLELLTMEDEISILAEQLYASI; this is translated from the coding sequence ATGGATATATCCGAACGATTCAGAGGATGTTTACTGGGGTTGGCAGTCGGTGATGCCGTTGGGACAACGGTAGAGTTTCAGCCGCGAGGAACCTTTGCCCCCGTCACCGATATGGTGGGCGGCGGTCCGTTTCATCTGCAACCAGGACAATGGACGGACGATACCTCAATGGCCTTATGTCTTGCCACTAGCCTGATTCAAAAAGGTAAATTTGACGCGGCAGATCAGATGAATCGCTACTGTGATTGGTATGAAAAAGGCTATCTCAGCAGTACAGGTGACTGTTTCGATATTGGAAATACTGTTAGGCAAGCTTTAGAGCAATACAAGACTACAGATATCCTTTTCAGTGGCTCTACTCACCCTAGATCAGCTGGGAATGGGTGTTTGATGCGATTGGCCCCAGTACCTATGTTCTGCTACCCAGATCGCGATCGCACCTTGTATCTATGTGGTGAAAGTTCGCGTACCACTCATGGGGCTACAGAATGTATTGAGGCCAGCCAATTATTTGGTGATATGCTCTTTCGCGCCTTATCAGGAGTTGGCAAAGTTGAAATCCTTATGGAGCAAGAACCAGCAGGTATAATTTCTCCTTCGATACAAGCTATAGCCAAGGGAGATTATCAAAGCAAAACATTGGAAGATATTCGAGGTTCTGGCTATGTCGTAGATAGTCTAGAAGCGGCTCTTTGGTGTTTCTGGACCACAGAAACTTTTGCACAGGCGGTTCTGCAAGCAACCAATCTTGGGGATGATGCTGATACTACGGCTGCTATTTGTGGTCAATTGGCAGGTGCTTTTTATGGTGTGCAGGGTATACCTAGCCATTGGCTAGAGTTACTAACGATGGAAGATGAGATCTCTATCCTGGCAGAGCAGCTCTATGCTTCTATCTAA